Part of the Pieris napi chromosome 23, ilPieNapi1.2, whole genome shotgun sequence genome is shown below.
GCattctttttttctattttttataaaaaatagtcaTCATTAAGATCATTGGTAACAAGAAAATAAGtccttaatatttattagaggACCACCCTCTTTATCTGTTCAATGTCTTTACTCATATATcttatttttcaattacaggaaaaatatcttttaaaaacctaaaaagagTTGCAAAAGAATTAGGTGAAAATTTAACTGATGAAGAACTTCATGAAATGATAGATGAGGCAGATCGGGATGGCGATGGTGAAATAAATCAAGAAGAGTTTTTACGCATTATGAAGAAAACTAGTCTATATTAGGTTTAGTATTTTCATGAAAGAGCACAAaagcttttagtttttatgtggCTGGCACTATGTATACTGTAAcaattactttagttaaaatgtgcagtttttctttttgtgatTGTTTCAAAGAAGTATACTGTTTTGATATAGTATTAAGAGccataaattgaaaaaatatgaGGTCAATATTCAGAATGGAACTTGAGctcaacaaaaaaaactatgaaGGTAgctctaaaaatataaagtcaagcaatttactaaatattttcttcattATATTTCTCTAAATGAGTATATTACGTCTCAATCAATGTTGTCAACCTCAATTTAAGACTGCTGTTAATTCTGTTGtacaattgatatttttaagacAGTATATGTGGATACTTCTAATCATTTGATGTTCTGTTATTACTTAtagaaaaattacttaaatcaGACTTAATGTTTTGGCTTATGCAAGtactacaaatttaaaaagaatctttaatagttataaacatttgtttaaaaacaataatgtgCTTGACAGtttttgaaaattatgtaataaaatatccatTAAACAACTGACTAGAAGTAGACTTTTTACACTACTTTTTAGTGTAATCAGACTCCCAAAAAACAGTCATGGTCTTATTGATAAACCTATCttgtacttaaatatattagtgATTTATCATTTCCAAAAACATTGAAAATTTGATCCAATATCATTGTTATAGACATTAAGAGTTACGTCAAATGTATCTATTATTCAGTATTATTTGCACAACAACTATTATTTAAGGTTAGTTAAGACTTtacctaataaaaaattatattctaataataatatctgttTATGTACAAAAACTAAGGTCACAGAGTTATCTTTGCAATGATAGCAGCAAAGTAACAATggttctataatttttatatatttagatctgaaaatattttgtatgtttctaCTGAATTCAATTTGTATTCTGTGTAACACATTggatatattaaatgtttataaaattatcagtTTTTTAGGTGTGCAACTAATTGATTTACGTCAACAGCcacaatatgtattttaatcaagGTCTTCATTGATAACTATGTAAATTTTTCATGTTCATGTATTGCAGATTAAAATACATggcttgaaatattttttatttggacaAAAATGTGcaacaaatttattacatgtttaataaaaatacataaaatacttCTTTGAAAGTTaacatataaacaatttataaaaaggtaGAAAACATTGAGATACAAAATTGAGAACAAATTTATCTATCTAAACAGATCTTTCTATAACAGTGCCTTCTGCTTGGCCAAAATATGCCTTTTCACACATCTTAACAAATAAACCAATTTCAACAACACCAGGCATCAACTTTATGGTGTTGCTTGTTTTTTCCCAATCTAAATCTTGATTTGTAAACATCCAATCTAAGATGAAATTGCCATTGTCCGTAACAACAGGCCCTGCTTTGGCTATTGCACTGCGTAGCTTTATCTCACCACCAAACATACCCACaaccttatttttaataggaaCATAAGCCATAGGAATAACTTCAATAGGAATTCCTTTTTTATACCTATCACCAAGTTTTTTAGAATCTTTGGTGTAGTCTGCTATTACTATCATTTTCTTTGAGCAGGATGCAACAATTTTTTCTTGTAGTAAGCACCCTCCTCCACCTTTTATCAATGTCATATTGGCATCTACTTCATCCGCCCCATCTATTGTTACATCTATGTTTGGGTGAGTTTCCAACTCTCCAAgagttaaattatattttataatcaattgTTTTGCTTGGAAAGAGGTTGGTATACATATTACCTTCAAGTTTTCTGTTTCCACTCTCTCAGCTAGTCGTTGTACTGCGTATACAACAGTTGAACCGCTTCCAACTCCAAAAACACAGTGACCTTTTACAAATTCATCCACTGCCCGGTATGCAGCCACTTGCTTGGCTTTTTCTAAAGACATTTTTGGCAGTTCCCGTGAAtttataaatcttttatttattccgtTAATGCAAGGATAccgaaatttgaaaatattcttaaacatGCGAACATCTATTTATAAAGTTAGTGTTTGAATTTTGGGTAATGGGTTGAGTTAGCtgaaaaagttaatttaagaGTTCAATTTAAATCGAGTTGAATATCGAATACAACCACAGGTTCaactttaaagtttaaactagTACTGCGTGTGCATACTGCATAGTGAAGTGTGAACAGTTGTGAGTTGACAGATAACAACTTGATAGATTGACTTATTGTATTCTGCGAGTGTTAGGTCAAATTGAAAACAACTtaatagtacgggaggtagcaacgtttgaaaaaaaagaattttaggtcagctgattttgtgatatgtcttccttcttgcacttccggttagagtctgggcaatctggctggcggtagtggttgcgttcattagtgcgcatcctatctgtccaggtaaaaatcctggattttaaaagcattttaagaagcgtaatttttgatttttcctttttaaatacgtctacctgacatactttttttattgccagacatttttcacgttgctaactatgtgccagacgcgattttaagttttatttttatgaaaatttcaaagcattttagaatgtctgtaattttaatattatgttatttaaatataaggaaaactgaaaatgaatttgccagacattaattcggttgttaagtcttgaattaaaatgataaagttttgcagtatgatgaagcattgcattttaagaagcgtaatttttgatttttcctttttaaatacgtctacctgacatactttttttattgccagacatttttcacgttgctaactatgtgccagacgcgattttaagttttatttttataaaaatttcaaagcattttagaatgtctgtaattttaatattatgttatttaaatataaggaaaactgaaaatgaatttgccagacattaattcggttgttaagtcttgaattaaaatgataaagttttacagtatgatgaagcattgcattttaagaagcgtaatttttgatttttcctttttaaatacgtctacctgacatactttttttattgccagacatttttcacgttgctaactatgtgccagacgcgattttaagttttatttttatgaaaatttcaaagcattttagaatgtctgtaattttaatattatgttatttaaat
Proteins encoded:
- the LOC125061163 gene encoding ribose-5-phosphate isomerase gives rise to the protein MFKNIFKFRYPCINGINKRFINSRELPKMSLEKAKQVAAYRAVDEFVKGHCVFGVGSGSTVVYAVQRLAERVETENLKVICIPTSFQAKQLIIKYNLTLGELETHPNIDVTIDGADEVDANMTLIKGGGGCLLQEKIVASCSKKMIVIADYTKDSKKLGDRYKKGIPIEVIPMAYVPIKNKVVGMFGGEIKLRSAIAKAGPVVTDNGNFILDWMFTNQDLDWEKTSNTIKLMPGVVEIGLFVKMCEKAYFGQAEGTVIERSV